A single Pseudomonas sp. HN11 DNA region contains:
- a CDS encoding Bax inhibitor-1/YccA family protein encodes MREQNYAVNGNAQAEQLEVSRVLRNTYGLLALTLAFSGVMAFVAQQMRIGYPNIFVVLIGFYGLFFLTNKLRDSAWGLVSAFALTGFMGFILGPILNRYLGMAGGAEVVSSAFAMTALVFGGLSAYVLITRKDMSFLGGFITAGFFVLLAAVVAGMFFHISGLQLAISAGFVLFSSVCILFQTSAIIHGGERNYIMATISLYVSIYNLFISLLQIFGIMSRDD; translated from the coding sequence ATGCGCGAACAGAATTACGCAGTGAATGGCAACGCGCAGGCTGAGCAGCTTGAAGTCAGCCGCGTGTTGCGCAACACCTATGGCTTGCTCGCCCTTACCCTCGCATTCAGCGGCGTGATGGCGTTCGTGGCCCAACAGATGCGCATCGGCTACCCGAATATCTTTGTTGTGTTGATCGGCTTCTATGGTCTGTTCTTCCTGACCAACAAGCTGCGCGACTCGGCCTGGGGCCTGGTGTCGGCATTTGCCTTGACCGGTTTCATGGGCTTTATCCTCGGCCCGATCCTCAACCGTTACCTCGGCATGGCCGGCGGCGCGGAAGTGGTCAGCTCGGCGTTTGCCATGACGGCCCTGGTGTTTGGTGGTCTATCGGCGTACGTGCTGATCACCCGTAAGGACATGAGCTTCCTCGGTGGTTTCATCACCGCAGGCTTCTTCGTGTTGCTGGCGGCGGTGGTTGCAGGCATGTTCTTCCATATCAGCGGCCTGCAACTGGCGATCAGCGCAGGCTTCGTGCTGTTCTCCTCGGTGTGCATCCTGTTCCAGACCAGCGCAATCATCCACGGTGGTGAGCGTAACTACATCATGGCGACCATCAGCCTGTATGTGTCGATCTACAACCTGTTCATCAGCCTGTTGCAGATTTTCGGCATCATGAGCCGCGATGACTGA
- the murB gene encoding UDP-N-acetylmuramate dehydrogenase, translated as MTLQVLAQVSLKPFNSFGIDVRAQLFAEAHSDDDVREALAYSAAHAVPLLVIGGGSNLLLTQDIPALVLRMATQGTRVLRDDGTQVVVEAEAGEAWHPFVLWTLEQGFCGLENLSLIPGTVGAAPMQNIGAYGVEIKDVFAGLTALDRHTGELREFSLEECNFAYRDSLFKHEAGRWLILRVRFALSRTSHLKLDYGPVQQRLAGQGITDATPSDVSRAICSIRREKLPDPAELGNAGSFFKNPLVSLVLAAELKTLYPDLVAYPQVDGQMKLAAGWLIDKAGWKGFRDGDAGVHKLQALVLVNYGDATGHDIANLAQRIQRDIAERFKVHLEMEPNQY; from the coding sequence ATGACCTTGCAGGTGCTTGCGCAGGTTTCGCTCAAGCCATTCAACAGCTTTGGCATTGACGTGCGTGCCCAACTGTTCGCCGAGGCCCACAGCGACGATGATGTCCGTGAAGCCCTGGCCTATTCAGCCGCGCACGCGGTGCCGCTGCTGGTGATCGGTGGCGGTAGCAACTTGCTGTTGACTCAGGATATTCCGGCGCTGGTGTTGCGCATGGCTACCCAAGGCACTCGTGTATTGCGCGACGACGGCACGCAGGTGGTGGTCGAAGCTGAAGCGGGCGAAGCCTGGCACCCGTTCGTGCTATGGACTCTGGAGCAGGGTTTCTGCGGCCTGGAAAACCTCAGCCTGATCCCCGGCACCGTCGGCGCAGCCCCGATGCAGAACATCGGCGCCTACGGTGTGGAAATCAAGGATGTATTCGCCGGCCTGACTGCACTGGATCGCCATACCGGCGAGCTACGCGAGTTCAGCCTGGAAGAATGCAACTTTGCCTACCGTGACAGCCTGTTCAAGCACGAGGCCGGGCGCTGGCTGATCTTGCGGGTGCGTTTTGCCCTGAGCCGCACCAGCCACCTGAAACTCGATTACGGCCCGGTGCAGCAGCGCTTGGCGGGGCAGGGGATCACCGACGCCACGCCGAGCGACGTCAGCCGGGCCATCTGCAGCATTCGTCGGGAAAAGCTGCCTGACCCGGCAGAGCTTGGCAATGCGGGTAGTTTCTTTAAAAATCCTTTGGTGTCCCTGGTGCTGGCGGCTGAGTTGAAGACGTTGTACCCGGACCTGGTGGCCTACCCACAGGTCGACGGGCAAATGAAACTCGCGGCCGGCTGGCTGATCGATAAGGCGGGTTGGAAGGGCTTTCGTGACGGTGATGCCGGCGTACACAAGTTGCAGGCACTGGTGCTGGTCAACTACGGCGACGCCACGGGGCATGATATTGCGAACCTGGCCCAGCGTATCCAGCGCGACATCGCTGAGCGTTTCAAGGTTCACCTGGAAATGGAGCCCAACCAGTATTAA
- a CDS encoding low molecular weight protein-tyrosine-phosphatase yields MEVLFVCLGNICRSPTAEGVLRHKLREAGLAGQVDVASAGTGEWHIGNPPDQRSQRAALVRGYDLSAQRAQQVSRADFARYDLILAMDHSNLRNLKAMQPGQGKAELDLFLRRYDAEVDEVPDPYYEGEQGFERVLDLIERACDLLVTELKGRL; encoded by the coding sequence ATGGAGGTTCTGTTTGTGTGCCTGGGCAACATCTGCCGCTCGCCCACCGCAGAAGGCGTGCTGCGCCATAAGCTGCGGGAAGCGGGGTTGGCGGGGCAGGTGGATGTAGCGTCCGCCGGTACCGGTGAGTGGCACATTGGCAACCCGCCAGACCAACGCAGTCAGCGTGCCGCGTTGGTGCGCGGCTATGATTTGTCGGCCCAGCGGGCCCAGCAGGTCTCCCGCGCCGATTTTGCGCGTTATGATCTGATCCTGGCCATGGACCACAGCAACCTGCGCAATCTCAAGGCCATGCAGCCAGGCCAGGGCAAGGCGGAGCTGGACCTGTTCCTGCGTCGTTACGACGCCGAAGTGGACGAAGTGCCAGACCCGTATTACGAAGGTGAACAAGGTTTCGAACGGGTCCTGGACTTGATCGAACGCGCCTGTGATTTATTGGTGACTGAATTGAAGGGGCGGTTATGA
- the kdsB gene encoding 3-deoxy-manno-octulosonate cytidylyltransferase translates to MTTAFTVVIPSRYASTRLPGKPLQLIGDKPMIQLVWEQACKSSAERVVVATDDPRIIEACKGFGAEAVLTREDHNSGTDRLAEVATQLGLAPDAIVVNVQGDEPLIPPGVIDQVAANLAAHGEARMATLAEPIEDIQTLFNPNVVKVVTDINGLALTFSRSTLPWARDAFAKQPDVLPEGVPYRRHIGIYAYRAGFLHDFVSWGPCWLENTESLEQLRALWHGVRIHVGDALEAPPAGVDTPEDLERVRRLLGA, encoded by the coding sequence ATGACCACCGCCTTTACCGTTGTCATCCCTTCCCGTTACGCGTCGACCCGCCTGCCAGGCAAGCCGCTGCAACTGATCGGCGACAAACCCATGATCCAGTTGGTATGGGAGCAGGCCTGCAAGAGCAGTGCCGAGCGCGTCGTAGTGGCCACCGATGACCCGCGCATCATCGAAGCCTGCAAAGGCTTTGGCGCCGAAGCAGTGCTGACCCGCGAAGACCACAACTCCGGCACCGATCGCCTGGCCGAAGTTGCTACCCAGCTTGGCTTGGCGCCGGACGCCATCGTGGTCAACGTGCAGGGTGACGAACCCCTGATCCCGCCGGGCGTGATCGACCAGGTGGCCGCCAACCTGGCCGCCCATGGTGAAGCGCGCATGGCCACCCTGGCCGAGCCGATCGAAGACATCCAGACCCTGTTCAACCCGAACGTGGTGAAGGTGGTCACTGACATCAACGGCCTTGCGCTGACGTTCAGCCGCTCGACCTTGCCTTGGGCGCGTGACGCCTTTGCCAAGCAACCTGATGTGTTGCCAGAAGGCGTGCCTTACCGTCGCCATATTGGCATCTACGCCTACCGCGCCGGCTTCCTGCATGACTTCGTCAGCTGGGGCCCGTGCTGGCTGGAAAACACCGAATCCCTGGAGCAACTGCGGGCGCTGTGGCATGGCGTGCGCATCCACGTCGGCGATGCGCTGGAAGCGCCGCCGGCTGGTGTCGACACCCCGGAAGACCTTGAGCGCGTCCGTCGCCTGCTGGGGGCCTGA
- a CDS encoding Trm112 family protein, translating into MDTKLLDILACPICKGPLKLSADKTELISKGAGLAYPIRDGIPVMLESEARTLTTDERLDK; encoded by the coding sequence ATGGACACCAAATTGCTCGACATCCTCGCTTGCCCGATCTGCAAAGGCCCGCTCAAGCTCAGCGCCGACAAAACCGAGCTGATCAGCAAAGGCGCCGGCCTGGCGTACCCGATCCGTGATGGCATCCCGGTAATGCTCGAAAGCGAAGCCCGCACCCTGACCACCGATGAGCGTCTGGATAAATGA
- the lpxK gene encoding tetraacyldisaccharide 4'-kinase, producing the protein MAMSDRLLKAWYEGHPALALLRPLESLYRRVVQRKRARFVAGEGEIFQAPVPVVVVGNITVGGTGKTPLILWLIEHCRRSGLRVGVVSRGYGAKPPQLPWRVEASHSAEVAGDEPLLIVQRCGVPLMIDPDRSRAVKALLASEPLDLILSDDGLQHYRLARDLELVLIDAARGLGNRRCLPAGPLREPVERLQSVDALLYNGAASDRNDGFAFRLQPTALVNLQTAERQPVNHFAPGQPLHAVAGIGNPQRFFNTLETLHWQPIPHAFADHAPYSAEVLNFTPSLPLVMTEKDAVKCRAFAQPDWWYLAVDALPSPAFVAWFDTQLMRLLPARLLP; encoded by the coding sequence ATGGCCATGTCCGATCGTTTGCTCAAGGCGTGGTACGAGGGCCATCCGGCGCTCGCGCTGTTGCGGCCGTTGGAGTCCCTGTACCGCCGAGTGGTGCAGCGTAAGCGCGCACGGTTTGTGGCGGGTGAGGGCGAAATTTTTCAGGCGCCGGTGCCGGTGGTAGTGGTCGGGAATATCACCGTAGGTGGCACTGGCAAGACGCCGTTGATCCTGTGGTTGATCGAACACTGCCGACGCAGCGGCTTGCGTGTAGGTGTGGTCAGCCGGGGTTACGGGGCCAAACCGCCGCAGTTACCATGGCGGGTCGAAGCCAGCCATAGCGCCGAAGTGGCGGGTGATGAACCTTTATTGATCGTGCAACGCTGCGGCGTACCGCTGATGATCGACCCCGACCGCAGCCGCGCGGTGAAGGCTCTGCTGGCGAGTGAACCCCTGGACCTGATCCTCTCCGACGACGGCCTGCAACATTACCGCCTGGCCCGTGACCTTGAACTGGTGCTGATTGATGCCGCCCGTGGCCTGGGCAACCGCCGCTGCCTGCCAGCGGGGCCGTTGCGTGAACCGGTGGAGCGCCTGCAGAGCGTCGATGCGCTGCTGTATAACGGCGCCGCCAGTGACCGTAATGACGGCTTTGCCTTTCGTTTGCAGCCCACCGCGCTGGTCAATCTGCAGACCGCCGAGCGCCAGCCGGTGAATCACTTTGCGCCGGGCCAGCCACTGCATGCGGTCGCGGGCATCGGCAATCCGCAACGTTTCTTCAACACCCTTGAAACGCTACACTGGCAGCCGATACCCCACGCGTTTGCCGACCACGCGCCGTACAGCGCCGAGGTCCTGAATTTTACACCGTCATTGCCGCTGGTCATGACCGAGAAAGACGCGGTGAAGTGCCGCGCTTTTGCCCAGCCCGACTGGTGGTACCTTGCGGTGGATGCGCTGCCGTCGCCGGCGTTTGTCGCCTGGTTCGACACGCAGCTGATGCGTCTGTTGCCTGCCCGTCTTTTGCCTTAA
- a CDS encoding ExbD/TolR family protein has protein sequence MKFRRKQRENVDINLASLIDVVFILLLFFVVTTTFTRQTELRVDLPEAVSGSPAEDQEVNQLDIAISADGVFSVNNQLLEKNDLNSLMDALQKASGGDTQLPLSISADGKTQHQAVITAMDAAGKLGFSHLRMTTVEAAGQP, from the coding sequence GTGAAATTTCGCCGCAAGCAACGGGAAAACGTCGATATCAACCTTGCGTCTCTGATTGACGTGGTATTTATCCTGCTGCTGTTTTTTGTCGTCACCACCACCTTCACCCGGCAAACCGAGCTGCGCGTCGACCTGCCCGAAGCCGTCAGCGGCTCGCCTGCCGAAGACCAGGAAGTCAACCAACTGGACATCGCCATCAGCGCGGACGGGGTGTTTTCAGTGAATAACCAGTTGCTCGAAAAGAACGACCTCAACAGCTTGATGGATGCTTTGCAGAAAGCGTCCGGCGGCGACACCCAGTTGCCGCTGTCCATCAGCGCCGATGGCAAGACCCAGCACCAGGCTGTGATTACCGCGATGGACGCCGCCGGTAAGCTCGGTTTCAGCCATTTGCGCATGACCACCGTCGAGGCGGCGGGCCAACCCTGA
- a CDS encoding MotA/TolQ/ExbB proton channel family protein — translation MWELVKSGGWMMLPIIMSSIAALGIVAERLWTLRASRVTPEYLLGQVWSWIKNKQLDKDKLKELRANSPLGEILAAGLANSKHGREIMKECIEEAAARVIHELERYINALGTIAAMAPLLGLLGTVLGMIDIFSSFMGSGMTTNAAVLAGGISKALITTAAGLMVGIPSVFFHRFLQRRIDELVVGMEQEAIKLVEVVQGDRDVDLVGGKA, via the coding sequence GTGTGGGAATTGGTCAAATCCGGCGGCTGGATGATGTTGCCGATCATCATGAGCTCTATCGCCGCACTCGGCATCGTCGCCGAACGCCTGTGGACCCTGCGCGCCAGTCGCGTCACCCCCGAGTATTTGCTGGGACAGGTCTGGAGCTGGATCAAGAACAAGCAGCTGGACAAGGATAAACTCAAGGAACTGCGCGCCAACTCCCCATTGGGTGAAATCCTCGCCGCCGGCCTGGCCAACTCCAAGCATGGCCGCGAGATCATGAAAGAGTGCATCGAAGAAGCCGCTGCCCGGGTCATCCATGAACTGGAGCGCTATATCAATGCGCTCGGCACCATCGCGGCCATGGCGCCGTTGCTTGGCTTGCTCGGCACGGTGCTGGGCATGATCGATATTTTCAGCTCGTTCATGGGCTCCGGCATGACCACCAACGCGGCGGTACTGGCCGGGGGTATCTCCAAAGCGCTGATCACCACAGCCGCGGGCCTGATGGTGGGTATTCCTTCGGTGTTCTTCCACCGTTTCCTGCAACGGCGCATCGATGAATTGGTAGTCGGCATGGAGCAGGAAGCCATCAAGCTGGTCGAAGTGGTGCAGGGCGACCGTGACGTGGACCTGGTCGGGGGCAAAGCGTGA
- a CDS encoding DNA internalization-related competence protein ComEC/Rec2 has protein sequence MRTGMFAFALGLLALRFLPALPATGWLIALLVLALMLLPFRTHPLAFFLLGISWACISAQWALDDRLRPALDGQTRWVEGRVSGLPQQTGDGVRFVLTDSRSRNAALPERIRVSWRGGPQVRGGERWRLAITLKRPAGLLNFHGFDQEAWLLAQRIGATGTVKDGERLAPARNAWRDSVRQRLMAVDAQGREAGLIALVLGDGSGLAAADWQVLQGTGTVHLLVISGQHIGLLAGLIYGLIAGLARYGYWPRTWPWVPWACGLAFTAAMGYGLLAGFGVPVQRACVMVGLVLLWRLRFRHLGLWWPLLLALNGVLVLEPLASLQPGFWLSFAAVAVMILAFGGRLGPWSLWQAWTRPQWLIAIGLLPVLLVLGLPISLSAPFANLVAVPWISLVVLPLALLGTALLALPFVGEGLLWLAGGALDALLNGLAWLAEQMPAWIPADVPLGYWLVSLLGAVLLLLPKGVPFRVLGWPMLLLAVFAPRALVPDGQVEVTQLDVGQGQSLILRTRHHTLLYDAGPRSGTFDLGARVVLPSLRKLGVGELDMLLLSHADADHAGGAQAITKGMPIKRVVGGETEGLPLSLGTQPCVSGERWTWDGVTFELWRWPDAISGNAKSCVLQVQANGERLLLTGDIDRAAEQAMLASPLAVPTDWLQAPHHGSRSSSSWPFVERLAPRSVLISRGRNNAFGHPHSQVMARYQQLGSQVYDSAEQGAVRLQLGAFAPPDVARSQRRFWRERLP, from the coding sequence ATGAGGACAGGGATGTTCGCGTTTGCGCTTGGGTTACTGGCCTTGCGCTTTTTACCAGCGTTGCCGGCGACGGGATGGCTCATCGCCTTGTTGGTGCTGGCCTTGATGCTGTTGCCGTTTCGCACGCACCCACTGGCGTTTTTCCTGCTGGGGATCAGTTGGGCGTGCATCAGCGCGCAGTGGGCGCTGGATGATCGGCTGAGGCCGGCGCTGGATGGCCAGACACGCTGGGTGGAAGGGCGGGTCAGCGGGCTGCCGCAACAGACGGGCGACGGTGTGCGTTTCGTACTGACCGACAGTCGGTCACGTAACGCCGCGTTGCCTGAACGCATCCGGGTGTCTTGGCGAGGCGGACCGCAGGTGCGCGGCGGTGAACGCTGGCGCCTGGCAATTACCCTCAAGCGGCCGGCTGGGTTGCTGAACTTCCATGGGTTTGATCAGGAAGCCTGGTTGCTCGCCCAGCGCATCGGCGCCACGGGCACAGTAAAAGACGGCGAACGTCTTGCACCGGCCCGGAACGCCTGGCGCGACAGTGTGCGTCAGCGTCTGATGGCGGTGGACGCCCAAGGCCGTGAGGCCGGCCTGATTGCCTTGGTGCTGGGTGACGGTTCCGGATTGGCCGCCGCCGATTGGCAGGTGTTGCAGGGCACCGGCACTGTGCACCTGCTGGTGATTTCCGGCCAGCACATTGGGTTGCTGGCAGGCTTGATTTACGGTTTGATCGCCGGACTGGCGCGCTATGGTTACTGGCCGCGCACCTGGCCATGGGTGCCCTGGGCGTGTGGGCTGGCATTCACCGCTGCTATGGGCTACGGCTTGCTGGCTGGGTTTGGTGTGCCGGTGCAGCGCGCCTGTGTGATGGTCGGGCTGGTGCTGTTGTGGCGGCTGCGTTTCCGTCATTTGGGGCTGTGGTGGCCGTTGCTGCTGGCACTCAATGGGGTATTGGTGCTGGAACCGTTGGCAAGTTTGCAGCCGGGATTCTGGCTGTCATTTGCAGCGGTAGCGGTAATGATCCTCGCGTTTGGTGGTCGGCTGGGGCCGTGGAGCCTATGGCAGGCATGGACCCGGCCGCAGTGGTTGATTGCCATCGGGTTGTTACCGGTCTTGCTCGTGCTGGGGTTGCCCATCAGCTTGAGTGCGCCGTTCGCTAACCTGGTGGCGGTGCCGTGGATCAGCCTGGTGGTGTTGCCGTTGGCCTTGTTGGGCACTGCTTTGCTGGCGCTGCCGTTTGTGGGTGAAGGCCTGTTGTGGTTAGCGGGTGGAGCACTGGATGCCTTGCTCAACGGCTTGGCGTGGCTCGCCGAGCAGATGCCGGCCTGGATTCCGGCCGACGTACCGCTGGGGTATTGGCTGGTGAGTCTGTTGGGCGCCGTGCTGCTCCTGCTGCCCAAGGGCGTGCCGTTTCGTGTGCTGGGCTGGCCGATGCTGTTGCTGGCGGTGTTTGCGCCGCGAGCGCTGGTGCCCGACGGACAGGTGGAGGTGACGCAGCTTGACGTCGGCCAGGGCCAATCGCTGATTCTGCGCACCCGACACCACACCTTGCTCTACGACGCCGGCCCGCGCTCCGGCACCTTTGACCTGGGCGCGCGCGTGGTACTGCCCTCTCTGCGAAAACTCGGGGTAGGGGAGCTGGACATGCTGTTGCTCAGCCACGCCGACGCCGATCACGCCGGTGGCGCGCAAGCCATTACCAAGGGCATGCCGATCAAGCGTGTGGTGGGCGGAGAAACCGAGGGTCTGCCGCTATCGCTCGGCACCCAGCCTTGCGTCAGTGGCGAACGCTGGACCTGGGACGGTGTGACCTTCGAACTGTGGCGGTGGCCGGACGCCATTAGTGGCAACGCGAAGTCCTGCGTCTTGCAGGTGCAGGCCAATGGCGAGCGCTTGCTGCTGACCGGTGATATTGACCGCGCCGCCGAGCAGGCTATGCTCGCGTCCCCCCTGGCGGTGCCTACCGATTGGCTGCAAGCGCCGCACCATGGCAGTCGCAGTTCATCGTCCTGGCCCTTTGTGGAACGGCTTGCTCCACGGTCCGTGCTGATCTCGCGGGGGCGCAACAACGCGTTCGGACATCCCCATTCGCAGGTGATGGCGCGTTACCAGCAACTGGGCAGCCAGGTGTATGACAGCGCCGAGCAGGGCGCCGTGCGTCTGCAACTGGGGGCTTTTGCGCCGCCGGATGTTGCGCGCAGTCAACGCCGGTTCTGGCGCGAGCGGTTACCTTAG
- a CDS encoding DUF2062 domain-containing protein → MPRRLFKRYMPDPSSIREHKSLQFLGTLLHDPNLWHLNRHSVARAMAVGLFAAFIPIPLQMLLAAVLAIAVRGNMPIAVSLVWLTNPITMPVVFICTYMTGAWLMNVPPRSLPDDLTWEWISGQLSTLWQPFLLGSVVLGLVLGALAYCLTMGYWRWWVAHQWKKRKQRRA, encoded by the coding sequence ATGCCCCGGCGCTTATTCAAACGGTACATGCCCGACCCCAGCAGTATCAGGGAACACAAGTCATTACAGTTTCTGGGCACGTTGCTGCATGACCCAAACCTCTGGCACCTGAACCGGCACTCGGTTGCGCGCGCAATGGCCGTGGGTTTGTTCGCAGCCTTTATTCCGATTCCGTTGCAGATGCTGCTGGCGGCGGTCCTGGCCATTGCGGTGCGTGGCAACATGCCCATCGCGGTCAGCCTGGTCTGGCTGACCAACCCGATCACCATGCCGGTGGTGTTTATCTGCACCTACATGACCGGCGCATGGTTGATGAATGTGCCACCGCGCAGCCTGCCCGATGACCTGACCTGGGAATGGATCAGCGGCCAACTGAGCACATTGTGGCAGCCGTTCCTGCTGGGTTCGGTGGTGTTGGGGCTGGTGCTGGGCGCCCTCGCCTATTGCCTGACCATGGGCTATTGGCGCTGGTGGGTGGCGCATCAGTGGAAAAAGCGCAAACAGCGTCGCGCCTAA